The DNA region gcagaaaacttccccaatctcacaagggaccacaCCCAAGTAACgcaagcctataggacacctagcagaccagaccctagaagatccttgcccaggcacataataagacttcagatctcaagaataaagagcaaattttgaatgcagccaaaacgaagaaagagctatattacaatggaaaaaagatcagaatcacagcagacttCTCCACATAAACCTACAATGCACGAAgagcgtggaagaacacaatccaagtcctccaggccaacaattgccaacccagaattagatatccagcaaaactagaattcaccttcgagggaaaacccagatctttccatagcaaagaggatctaaaggaggggctggggatatagcctagtggcaagagtgtttgcctcatatacatgaagccatgggttcaattccccaacaccacatatacagaaaacagccagaagtggcgctgtggctcaagtggcagagcaagtggccttgagcaaaaagaagtcagggacagtgctcaggccctgagtccaaggcccaggactgggaaaaaaaaaagaggatctaaaggagtatgtgaataaaaagccagccttacagcgaattctaagaggggaaccccacccaacagaaaacgtacaggacccccagacagaaacagaaagaaactacaatagccagagcccaacaggaagagcagctcaataaagacaagaaaaaagggagaggaaaaacagcctaacaggaaaatggaagggaacaaaacactcttatccatgatctctttgaatgtaAGCAGTATAAACTCTCCCATAAAGAGGAGCAGATTGAGAGAGTGGATCCGGAAACAAAGagttgctatctgttgttttcaagagacccatcttacagcaagggacaaaaacaggcttcgaatgaaaggatggagcaagatcttccaagcaaacgcacctaccaaaatggcaggagtagccatcctgatctcagacaagctggacttctcattaaaatcaactcaaaaagacaatgaAGGGCACTACAttctaatacaaggaaaaatccagaatcaagacatcatggtgataaatttatactcaccgaacaaaagaggccctacatatgtcaagcaaattctcacagaactacacaacaagatagacccaaacacaatcatagtgggagactttaatactccactctctccaagagacagatccaacaccaagaggattagcaagggagcagaagacctaagtaacaccatatcccaaatggatctgatagatctgtacagagtctttcaccctacagagacccaatacacattcttctcagcagcccatggaacatactccaaaagagatcatgtcatagcccacacaaagaacctcagcaaaaacaaaagtattgatgtcatcccatgtattatatctgaccacagtggaatcaaggtaaccctcaataacaaaggataccacagaggctatacaaatacttggagactaaatccctcactgttatctaacacttgggccacagaccaaattaaggatgtaattaacgaattcataagccacaatgacaatgaaaatacatcacaaagaaacctatgggatacagcgaaGGTAGTGCTGaaaggcaagatcattgccctcagcactcacattaaaataatggaagcagaggaggtgaataacctcacgatgaaactaaaacatctggagaaacaagaaaaaatcgaATCtgaaacgactaggaggagagagatcacaaagattaaagaagagataaatctgattgaaaatagaaagacccttcaacaaataaataaaaccaaaagctggttctttgagaaaataaataaaattgacagacccctcgcaagacttacaaaaaaacagaagagaagagactcatatacgtaaaatcagggactccaccggaaaaattacaacaaatacacacgatattaaaacaatcataaggaactatttccagaacctctactcactaaaaaacaataatttcacagaaatggatcaattcttagagaagtataaactgcccaaactgaatcaagaagacattaatcaactaaataaaccaataacttacagcgagatacagggggtaatcaagagcctcccaacaaagaagagcccaggcccagatggattcaccaatgaattctataaaacctttagtgaggagctaataccaatattcctcaaactcttccacgaaacagaaacagagggagaaatcccaaactcattctatgaagctaatactatactcatccccaaaccaggcaaagacccaacaaaaaaagagaactacagaccaatatcactaatgaacacagacgcaaagctcctcaataaaatattagctaacaggatccagaaactgatcaagaaaattatacatcatgaccaagtaggcttcatcccacagacacaaggatggttcaacatccataaatcaattaatgtaattcaccacatcaacagagctaagaccaagaatcacattgttatctcagtcgatgccccaaaagcctttgacaaaatacaacatccatacttgttaaaagctctggagagaacaggaatagatggaacattctttaaaacaataaaagccatatacaacagaccaactgctaatatcatattaaatgtggagaaactaaaaccattccccctaaactcaggaacaagacaagggtgcccaatctccccacttcttttcaacatagtgctggaatccctagccatagcaataaggcaagaggaggacatcaaagggattcacatcggcaaagaagaaattaaactatccctattcgcagatgacatgatcttatatctgaaggacccaaaaaactcagtccccaaactcctacacctaataaaccattttggcaaagtagcgggatacaaaatcaatccacaaaagtcagaagcttttctgtacaccagcaatgtacaagcagaaaaggaaactatggaaacaataccatttacaatagctaaaaaaagaataaagtacctagggatcaacctaaccaaagacgtgaaggacctatttaatgagaactataaaaatccaaaaagggaaatcaaagaggacacaaggagatggaaagacctcccatgctcatgggtgggcagaatcaatatagtgaaaatggccatattgcccaaaaattgttatacaaattcaatgcaatccccatcaagatcccagctacattcttcactgaaatggagaaagcaactcataaattcatatggaacagcaaaagacctagaataaccaaagcaattctaggcaaaaaaaaaaaaaaaaaaaaaaaagcagtgtaggaggtatcacaataccagatttcaagctctactatagagccatcataacaaaaacagcctggtattggtataaaaacagacctgaagaccgatggaatagaattgaagacccagaaataaaaccgcactcttacagtcagctgatattcgacaaaggagctaaagacatacaatggaaaacacatagcctcttcaactactggtgctgggaaaactgggcagccatatgtagaaaactcaaagtagaccacagccttatcaccatgcaccaagatcaactcaaaatggatcaaggacctcaacatcagacctgaatccttgaaactacagaaggacagagtaggaaagacgcttgaacttataggcacaggaaggaacttcctgaatagagtcccaggggcacaacagataggggagagactcgacaaatgggactactacaaaataaaaagtttctgcacagctaaagacatagccaccaaactagaaagacagccaaccatatgggaaaagatcctcaccagcacagcaacagacaaaggcctaatatccgtcatctccagagaactcaaaaaactaagcccctccaagcccagtaaaccaattaggaaatgggcaaaggagctaaagagagacttaacaagagaagagataaaaatggcaacgaaacatatgaggaaatgttcaacatccctggcagtaaaggaaatgcaaataaaaacaaccctgagataccacctcactccagttagaatggcctatactctggaactcaggcaacaacaaatgctggagggggtgcagggaagaggaagccttctccattgttggtgggagtgcaaattagtacaaccactttggagaacagtatggaggttcctaaaaaagctcaacatagacctaccctatgacccagccataccactcctaggcatctatcctgaacaacaggcctcaagatatcaaaaagacatctgcatctccatgtttattgctgcacaatgcacaatagccaaaatatggaaacaacctagatgcccctccacagttgaatggatcccaaaaatatggtacctatacacaatggaatattacatagcgattagaaatggtgaaatattggtattcgcagggaaatggtcagaacttgaacaaataatgttgagcgagacaagcctagaacacagaaaacaaaggggcatgatctccttgatatatgactgttagggtggggggagggggagacagtagagaccaggtctgtgaaaccaaaaccttCTTGTCAaacggtatttcccacaggtttgggtcagcgtccctacattatgtaactaaaaccaaacaactactcaacatataaaggtcaaaaatagacctctcagcggatcacaatagcttaaaagctatgtatgtatgttcatataagacaaggataagcaaactctattgttgacattacattgaAAGCCCTAcgcctttggcgtaggccacgtggctactgtatatgtttttggtacactgtgtattgtatatatgtctacctgatctagggaagggaaagaaaaacagggtgtaagatatcacaagaaatgtacacactgccatattatttaactgtaccccttttgcacaacaccttgtcaaaattttttttttttttggccagtcctggggcttggactcaaggcctgagcactgtccctggcttctttttgctcaaggctagcactctgccacttgagtcacagtgccacttctggccattttctgtatatgtggtgctggggaatcgaacccagggcctcatgtatatgaggcaggcactcttgccactaggccatatccccagcccctcaaaatttttttaataaataaatttttaaaaaaagaatgtaatcctagctacttgggaagtggagattgTTGGGCTgtggtttgaggcaagcctgagcaTAAATGttggcaagactccatctcaaccaatgtccCAGCGTGGCCGTGGCACACCCATTATCCCAGCTATGGGGGAGGCATTAATGGCTGAGtacagtggcatatgcctgtcatctccaGCAACACAGTGACACACAAGTAGGAGAACTGTAGCCTAGAatggcctgggcataaagtgagacctaatctcaaaagaaacaaaacaagtgggctgggaatatggcctagtggtaaagtgcttgcctcatacacatgaagccctgggttcgattccttagcaccacatatatagaaaaagccaaaagtggctctgtagctcaagtggtagagtgctagccttgagctaaaagaagccagggacagtgctcaggccctgagttcaagccccaggactggcacaaaaacaaaacaaaacaacacaaaaacaaaacaaggcaaaaaggggctggaggcatgcccACCAAGTGGCATAGGAGGCAtggcctcaagtgatagaacacctccctagcaagtgtgaggccctgtgttcagtacTGCCAGGaataaaacctaaaaataaaaatgaagaatttaaaGCCAAAGAAGAGATGTGTTCAAATGAGCAAACGAGCTTAATACCTACCAGTTTTCAAAAGATGCTCTAGGAAATAACAAACGGGACAAATGGGAGTGTAAAAGAGAAATTCCCAATTGTTTTGTTGATTGAGATATAAGGCACATTCCATGGCTTTCTAGTATGTTCACAACATTGTGTAGCCATCCCTACAACCTATCTGGTTGCAAGACAGCTTTATTGCCTCAAAACCAAAAACTGGTCAACTGTTAAGAGATCACTAGCCTAGCATCTTCACACTTCTCTAAGACTCTGGAAACTTTGAACCTGCCTTCAGTCTCTATGGAATTATCTATTTCTCGAAATTTTGTTTAAGTGCAATCATTCACTATTTGGTTGTTCGTGACTGGCTTCATTCACTCAGCACAACGTTCTCAAGGTTCATCAGTGAACATGAAattgtgggttttatttttccatttacttgGGTCTTCTTCAAAAAAATTCAGTCACATTTCTGAAGATTTTAGATAATAAGATTGGCTGCTTTTAGTGTATCAGCATGGAAtctaagaattggaaacaagaggttcctATTATGTCCTATATgtaggtttttttctgttttagttttctgtaccccttgtcttgtgtataagtCTATCTGGGGTGTGGAAGGGAAAGACAAAAAGTGAACTAATGCATCATTGATActcgacactatgttggaaatgaactttacaacttggggggagggagaagggagtaaGGAGGAGTaagcgggagaaaatgagggatggggtaacagtgtttaaaaacaaatgtactcattacttgtgGCGATGTGACACCacaccccgccccctgcccatTCATCATGATTTCAATCAagagggggggggaaaaaaaaaaagatcggcTTCTTTATATTTGTCCTTAAGTGTTTTAGTCTTCCTGATGCTTTTGTAAATTGGCTTGTTCTCTTTAGTTCACGGTTGGACTGCTTGTTCCAAGTACAGAGAAGCAGAAATGGTTTTTGTAGACACCTGTCGTATTCCACAACTTTGCTGAACCTGCTTGTTAGTCCTCATGGTTTGCCGTCATAGATTCTTTGAATTATCCATAGACCAATTAATGTGATTTGACTACTACATTATTTCAAACATTCTTTACGTATGTAGGTACAAAAGTGTGTGGGAAAGTAGCATCATTTTTCTCATGTTTgcccataaagagaaaaaagaaaatatatccacCCAGACACTTTCCTAAATGTCCTGTGAGTACCCACTATTGTCTCTACTGTCCCTTCCTCCATCCATACCCGGCACTCACTTCTCAGACCAATCGAGTTTCATCCCAGACTGGATGGAGAATGACTGCACCATTTCACATTGCACTGGAGAGAGGGTGGGTCTCGCATCGGGAGCCACGAGAGAGGAGAAGGTGCCTGAGACCTCCTCAGAGGTGGTGTCCCTCACAAACAGCTGGTCATTCACGATGCACAGACTAGAGGAAAAACAGTTCCTGAAACCACCAGACAGGCAGATGACAGctggcccctgccccccaccccctccctcaaaCAGGGTCCTTTTGAACCACTGCCATTCAAAAAGCAGATTCATTCCCTGTCCCTATTTTACAGGGTAACAAGATTCCTTGGCCGTTTGGTATCCACAGAACCCATCCTGGGAAAGACTGTCAGGTTCATAGGGTTTGCAGAAGTAATATCCCAATGCATGCATCCTAAAGCCCAGGGTACTCTTGTTCCCATTCCTAGGGGAAGACGAAGTCACAAACAAGACAAGTAATTTGGCCAAGGTGACAGTGGGGGTCAGGATGAAAACTAGGTTGTATTCCTAACTCCAGAGCCCCTTCTCTTAACCCCGAGGCTAGACTAATCCTTGGAACTACCACCTGACCATCCATTATAGTGGAACACCTTGAGGATGGTGCCACTCCTCTGATGGATGTTCCCACCCACAGCACAACACAATACAatagaatacaatacaatacaatacaacacaacacaacacaacacaacacgtTAAGACACTAACTTTGTTCCGCTGCCAGGAATAGCAATGATGGTCCGGGTGAAGGCACGGATACAATTCTCTGAATTTCCCCCTGCTTCTAGGACAACAATACCCCTCCCTTAGAGCTGCACAGTCTCGACATATTCTCAGACTATTCCACACGTGAGGTCGTACACTGAAGGGAGGGGTGTGTGTCTGGAAGATTGCTGTAATTTGGATTCAGCAGGGCACGGTGGGAATTGGAAGGCAGAATTAGGAATGCTCTGCTACTGGTGATGGGACCTCTATGGCATgtcaggactggtgaaaaaaatacACACTTCCAATATTTACTCGGTTCATCTTTCCCATCTGCCACAGAGATGGGTTTAATGAGCCCCATTTTGCACTTGGGGAAATACAGAGGTTGAGTAAATGAAGTGGGTCCAAGGACATGAGCAAGGAACTGGGGTGAGAACCCTCAGTCCACAAAGCCCGTGTCCCTAATGCATAAGTGGTGGGGCAGACAGGCATGGACCTAGGTCAGACCCGAATGGTTCGTGGGCAGGGTAGGGCATGGGCAGGAGAATGGAAAGGTGAGAATAAGGGGGAAAGGCACCGAATCTGGGCAGCTGGCAGGGCCCTGGGTGGGAAGGTGAGGGAGCAGAAGGGGATCTAGAGACACCCACCTTCCCGGAACAGCCCACTGACAGAGAAGCAGAGCATCTTTTCCTGAAAGGGAAGAACACGGGAGCTCAGGATCTCGCTTAACTTCCCACACCACTCCAGCTATCTGGAACTGTCGGGAGTGGAAGCAGTTGCTCACCGTGTGGTAACACACGTCCATCATAAATGAACTGAGATCATGCTGGGTTTGGGGCAAGGAACGGAGGGATTCCACAATGTCATGTCTCCCATATTTCAGCAGCTTCCTCTGCACACCTGTAGATAAGCAGTGATCATTTGACTGCCATAGCCTGGCCCTGGGCCCCTGAGACTCTCCCCTTCTCACTCCATCTCCTGCCCGGCCTTCCCCTTCACACAATTACAGGGATCCTTAAGAGTGGTCAAATTCCTGTTGTGCTTGAAGTACTCGCTCAAGCAGCTCCTAGGAGATAAAAAGAGGAGCAAGAGGTGGTAGTCCAGCCAGTGCAGTGTCCCAGAAGCTGGGGCGCCAGGTGGCTGCAACCAGAGTCAGACTTGTGACACTCACTCTCCTGGGCCACTGGCATTGgcagggagagacacagagaagcagGCCTCATCATGGTAAGCACCGAGGAGATTCTGGCGATCTCCATTGTCAAAGACAGAGTAATACCTGTTggaggaaggtgggggtggggtgggggcaacgGGACAGGCATTTGCTGTGATCTGAAACCCAAATAAGACCCAACCCCTTCCTCTGATCAGGCGTGTGCCCAAGTGGCCCAGGTCCTGtgcccagcccctcttcctcatGGTCCCTGGGGCACTCACTCCTTCAGGAACTGTAAGAGTCTCTCCCTCAGCGCCTCTTCTTCATCTGCTTGCTGGAATAAAAAGTGATTCAAATGATGCAGCTTGATAaagacaccccctccccactccccccccaggGGACAAGCATCATCTGCATCTCTTGGTCCTCTTCCTCACCCTGCTGGGGCTCACCAACCAGCGAGCATCAGTGCCAGGGGCAACTGGTGGGTCGAATTGGTGGCCAtcctgaggaaaggaagagaaggtctACAACACATGTCAGGGGGTAACACTGGGTGAACAGGGAGGTGAAGAGGCCCGAGGGTAGAGTGGCCAGAGTTTGGGCATGAAACAGCCGTGGAAACAGCACAGGTTAGGTTCCAGTGGGCAGCTGAATTTGGGGGGTCCCGGAACTCCCTACCGAGTTTGTTACATGCGAtctgcatgtgcatatgtgtcttTGTGAAAGTGCTCATGGAAACATGTTTTCCAAGGGAGAATCTTCATGTCTTTTTCAGGAGTGCACAACATCCGAAACGGATGGTGGGGTGGTGGAAATATGTGagtgagacaaaaaacaaaaggcttGGGGGCAGGTGTGTGGGTTATGTTCCTGAGGAACAGGAGACCGTGATGAAGGTAGGTACTTACCAGCCACAACAACTGGGGGAAGTAATTGTAGATGGCCCTgtccaaaaaccaaaaccaaacaccaAGTTGGAGTGATTGCTCTGTCTTTGTCCCACTGGCTCTCAttcctctcctcctgctcctgccagCTGGGTATACTGCACCCACCTGGCCCTAATCCGGGGCCAAGGGAAGCCAAAATGAGAGTACAGGCTCCAGGGCCTCCATGTCCACCCCGTTCCCTGtcatctcctcttcttcctctcctctgagTCCACACAGAAGGCTCCGCAGGGACAAGGGAAGCACGGGAGAAGCCAGGGCACTGCTCTGCTTCACCACTGGGTGGCCAGCATTCTGAAGGGCATGGCCTAGCCAGGCCAGGTGAGGCAAGGCTGAAGAggtgagggaaggaggcaggggtggggcagagccgATGATGtgcacagaatggaagaaaacataggAGACATAAGGTGGTGGAGTGGGGGCTACACAGGAGACAagtgacaaaggacaaaggaagaaaagcaaagggaaagccaaagaaaaaggagaagggaaatgagaagggaaagggaaagacaaagggaatgggaaaggggaagACGTAGGGGAAGGACTTCGAAAGGGAGGGagatggaaagggaaaaggaacatcCCAATCCTCCCCAACTCTGGTGCTGAAGCTCAGAGTGAGCTGTACATAGGAACCGGAGCTTCCTGGGAGTCAGAAGTTGTTTCCCAGAATGATTTAGGCATGAAAGGGCAGGCCCCGACACACCATGGGTTAGAGGACACGTGGTTCCTTTCTGTGGATACTTTGCTAGCTCCCATGCACAGGCCTCTGCATACCCGTGACTCTGTTGGGTCTGTGTCCTCCCCACAGACCAGGTTCTTCAGGAGCAGGTAGGATGTTCCCAcatggagggaagggatggggggggggtcaaCACTCCTGAGAggcctgcccttcctctcccaaGCTCCTCTGCCCTCGGCCTTCCTCTCCTGCTCCAGGATGCAGCCTGCCTTCCCAAATCTGGATCCTCGATCTAGGGAACTCAGGCTCGCAGAGGGCACAGCTGCCCAGGAAGGGGGACTGGCATTACCAGGTATTAACCAACCTTTGATAAGCAGCCTGGTCTCGGAAGTTCCTGCACAGTGGGTTCCCGTCTAGCCACAGCTCGTCCAGTTTCAGCCCTTTCACCTTGTTCAGCTCTAAGACTGACCTCAGCTGAGGGAGACCAGGAGGGGGCAGGTAAGCTCTCTGGGAAagacagtcctggggccttgcacACACAGTCCCCACCCTCACCCACAGGTTCCTTTGTCTGTTTCTTGCCACCACCCAATGCGCACCGCcacccatcctccatcctcccaaATGTCATGTGACTC from Perognathus longimembris pacificus isolate PPM17 chromosome 28, ASM2315922v1, whole genome shotgun sequence includes:
- the LOC125343012 gene encoding nuclear RNA export factor 2-like — encoded protein: MGQDTVKGAMQEWFKVKIPCGRRYDKTWLMNSIQSYCSVPFTPVDFHYDRSWAQFFVEGTSVADALRDICYKIRGEKSQKVSIFVSPSFVPYSVRYKFTDEQLEQIKLTMKKRYDMEEQALDLQKLRFDPDLVDHDIEFVLNRRHCMDIAVQIIQNSFPELSYLNLSNNKLYRLDALSDIADSGPDVRILDLSRNQLRSVLELNKVKGLKLDELWLDGNPLCRNFRDQAAYQSCALCEPEFPRSRIQIWEAPTPPPYVSYVFFHSVHIIGSAPPLPPSLTSSALPHLAWLGHALQNAGHPVVKQSSALASPVLPLSLRSLLCGLRGEEEEEMTGNGVDMEALEPDGHQFDPPVAPGTDARWLVSPSRQADEEEALRERLLQFLKEYYSVFDNGDRQNLLGAYHDEACFSVSLPANASGPGESCLSEYFKHNRNLTTLKDPCVQRKLLKYGRHDIVESLRSLPQTQHDLSSFMMDVCYHTEKMLCFSVSGLFREEAGGNSENCIRAFTRTIIAIPGSGTNLCIVNDQLFVRDTTSEEVSGTFSSLVAPDARPTLSPVQCEMVQSFSIQSGMKLDWSEK